Below is a window of Deinococcus apachensis DSM 19763 DNA.
CTCGTGAGCAGGTAGACCGCGAAGGGCAACGCGTACAGCCGTTGGCCCCCCAGGTCCGCGATCACGCTGGGCATGGCGGTCGCCACCACGCTCGATTCCAGCGCAGCGAGAAACACGCCCAGCACGAGGCCAGTGGTGGCGATCTGTCGGGCACGCCGCGCGTCGGGGGACAGGGGGGAGGCCTCACTCATGGGGCGCAGGCTAACGTCCCTGGTGAGCGGGCTGCCTGGATGCCGCATCTCTTTCTGGCAAAGCATGAAGGAACGCTCTGACCGCCGTCACGATCCGCCGCTCGGTCTCCTCCCGGGTGGCGGTGGGCTGGCCGTCCCCCCTCTGCGGCCCGTACCGCCCGAAGAAGGCGTGGACCGCTCCTGGCAGTACCGTCAGGGTTGTGTCCGGTGGCAGCCGGGCGAGGCCACCCCGCACGTCCGCCGCGCTCGCCACCCCGTCCCGTTCGGCGAGGAGGGAGAGAACTGGATAAGGGGCATTCTGCAGGCTCACATTCTGCGCCGGGTAGGCGGCCATCAGGATCAGGCCGGAGAGGTCCTGTGGGTGTTTCGCCGCATAGCTCGCAGCCATCGCCCCGCCCAGCGAGTGCCCGGCGAGAACGACCCGCTTGCCCTGTCCGAACCGCGAGATCAACTCCCCCGCCCGGTTCACCCCCAGCACGGCCAGGTCGAGCGGAAAGACCGGGATGACTGTCTGCACCCCGTCCGCTGCGAGCGCGCGGCCCAGCCACTCGTACGCCTGGGGCCGCACCAGCCCGCCGGGGTAGAGGACGAGCAGGGTGTGCGCCCTCCCGTTCCGAGGCCGAATGTCGATGAAGGGGTGCGGTTCCCCCTCCAGCCTCACCGTCGCTACCGCGCCCGGATAGGCCGCGTCCTGCCCCAACACCAGGGGTGGGCGCAGGAGGACCGTGCTCAGCCTGCCGACCGCCCCGCCCACGAGGAGCACCAGGATCAGGGCCAGGACCGTGCGGAGCCGGGGCGAGAAGGAGAGGCGGCCTTGGAGGCGAGACATGGGGCCAGCGTAGGGCAAAGAAAGACCGCCCCCGGGAGGAGGGCGGCGCGGGAGAGGAAGGCTTTAGCGGCGATCCGTGGGCAGGGTGGAGATCGCGCGGTGGGTGGCGGCGCCGCGAGCACCCATCGTGGCGAGGAGCAGCGTCAGGCCCGCGCCCAGCAGCCAGGCCAGGCCGGTGTTGCGCGCGGTGGTGCGGGCGGTCTGCTCGGCGGCGTTCGCCAGGTCGGTCGCCTGCTTCTGAAGGCGGTCGACCTCGTTCGTTACCGTCGTGCGAACTTCCTCGGCCTGGGCCTGGCTCAGCCCCTGACGGGTCAGGCGGCTCACGAACTGCTCGCCGGTGAGCGCGTTCTTGATTGCGTTCACGCGGGCGGTGGCGAAGTCGGTGATGTTCCCCAGGCTCTGGTTGCCCAGGTCATACTGCGCGCGGCGGAAAATGCCGGTCACCACGTTGGCGGCGGCCGTCACCTGCTCCTGACCCAGGTTGGGGCTGGCGTCGGCGATCAGGTTCGACACGTCCTGCTGGTCGATGCCGTTCAGGAAGCTCTGGATGCCGCCATTCTGGTTGGCCGCGTTCCCGGCCGCGTCCGCCGCGGTCCCCGCCGCGTTGGCCGCCGCGCCCGCCACGTTGCCCACGATGTTGCTCGCGGTGCCGATCAGTCGGCTGGCGGTGTTGAAGGCGAACAGGGTCGAGAGCAGCACGAGCAGGCCGCCCGTCACCAGGCCGGTGAGGGTGGCGTCGCTGTGGGTCATTGCGGCGATGCCGTCGTCGTTGCGGGTGGAGGGGGCGCTCGCACGCACGGCGGTGCGGCCCGCCGCCCAGGCTCCTACCAGCGCGGCGATGGCCGTCCAGATTCCGGCCTGGATGCCCGTGCCCGTCAGGGTGAGGCCGGTCAGGGCGGTGATGACCAGCCCCAGGGCGATGATGGTCAGCGTGGTGACCAGGCCCATCACGACCCCGGCGAGGATGCCTCGCCAACTGATGCGGTGGGAGAGTGGATCGGTGTTCAGCGGCATAGCTTCTCCTTGTCGCGCCGTCCCCGCCCCGGGGGAAAGGTCACGGCGCACCCCACCTCCTGCTGGAGGTTCGGGGTGCCTCGGTGCCCACCCTAAGCTTCACTGCCGCAGTTGGCGTTCCCCGGACGCTTAATACCCCCCTCATATGGCGTTTTCGCTGACGGCGCCGTTACACGAAGGCGCTGAACCCTGTGATCGCCCGCCCCACCACCAGCGTGTTGATCTCGTTCGTGCCCTCGTACGAGTAGATCGCCTCGGTGTCCGCGAAGTGCTTGATCACCCCGTTGTCGAGCAGAATGCCGTTCCCGCCGAAGGTCTCGCGGGCGAGCGCCACCGTCTCCCGGCAGCGGGCGGCGGTGACCACCTTGGCGAGCGAGGCGTGCTCGTCGCGCATCTGCCCCGCGTCGGCCATGTGCGAGAGGCGCAGCACGAGCGAGAGCATGCTCGTCACGTTCCCCAGCATGTGGACGAGGTGGTTCTGGATGAGCTGGAAATTCCCGATGGGCTTGCCGAACTGCTCGCGCCTCTGGGCATAGGCCAGCGCCAGCTCGTAGGCCCCGAACGCGCAGCCCACCCCCTGCCACGCCACCCCCGCGCGGGTCAGCCGCAGCACCTCGGCGGTTGTGCGCCAGCCGCGCGTCTCCTGAAGGCGATCCGAGTCGGGCACCCGGCACCCCGTCAGCGTGATGTGCCCGTTCTCCACGATTCGCAGCGCCACCTTGCCCTCGAGCTTCCGCACGTGGTAGCCCGGCGTCCCCGCCCGCACGATGAAGCCCCGCACCTCCTGGGTGTCCTCGTCGCGCGCCCAGACCACCGTGAAGTCACTGAAAGGCGAGTTGCCGATCCAGTATTTCTCGCCGTCCAGCACCCACTCGTCCCCGTCGCGGCGGCAGGTCGTCCGCATCCCCTGGCTGACCTGCGAGCCGCCTTCCGGCTCGGTCAGGCCAAACGCACCGATGGCCTCCAGGTCGAGCATCCTCGGCAGCCACTCGGCCTTCTGCGCGGCGCTGCCCCCCAGCGCGATGGAGGCGAAGGCCAGCCCCGCGTGGACGCCGAAAAAGACGGCGGTCGAGACATCGACTCGGCACGCCTCCAGGGTGATCAGCCCCTCCGTCATCGTCGCGCCGGGCCTCCGGGTGCCGTCCTCGTTCCAGATGCGGCGGGGCAGGTTCAGCTTTCGCAGCTCGGGGATAAGGTGCCGCGGGAACTCGTCGCGGCTCCAGTAGGCGTTCATGACCGGCGCGACATGCTCCTGCATGAAACCGCGCACCGCCAGCCGGACCTCCTGCTGCTCGGGGGTAAGGTCGGCAAGCTGCCCGTAGAAGTCGCCGTCGGGCTCGGGCAGGGCTTTGGGCGCTCCGCCGCCCCTCATCATCCGCGCGAGTTGCCCGAGTTGCCGGTCACTCAGGCGCGAGGCGGCCGAGAGCAGGGCGGGGAGGTCCACCCTCTGGCCCAGCCGCGCCAGCGCTTCGGGGTCGAGTTGGGCGAGCAACTCCGCGGGGTTTTTTGGTTGGGAGGTCATGGGTCCGTTGTACGCGGCAGGGGGTCGGCGGACTGCGAGCCCTAACCCACCCGGTGTTCACTCAATATTCAGCGTTGGACGCGAGGCGGGATGCCCCCCCAATGGGGGAGGGCCGCAGGTGAGGGAACGCCGTGATCCGGGGCACCGTAGTGTGCAGGGTATGCAAACTCCTGGAGTGTGGGCGCGGCTGCGGGCCCTGACGCGCGGTGAGCAGGATGCCGAGACCCTCTACGCCTACCGCCGGGCGGGCGCGCAGGTTCACGAGCTCCTCGACGCCGCCGAGCGCCGCCGCTTCGACCTGACCCTGAGCGGCACGAGCCCCTTCGCCGTGAGGCGGCATGTGGGCCTGGAACTCGCCTGCACCTGGAACGCTTTCGCCCTCCAGACGCTGGGTGACAAGATGCTGGAGGCGGACGAGGTCGCCGACCCCGCCACCGTCGGCTTCGTCCCGCCCGTGACCTTTGGGCAGGTGCAGGCTTACTACGCCGAGGTCCAGCGCTGGCTGGGGTACGCGAGCCATGCTGCCCATGACCCCGACTTCGACCTGCCCGCCGGAACGCTCCCCGCCCGGCTGCCCGAGTGGTCCCCGGTCGAGCCCTGCCCCCGCCCGCACCTCGACGCGATGATCGCTGCACTGGACGCCATGCGCCTGCACGCCGAGGCCGCAATGCACCGGCTGGAGCAGGCCACCCCCCAGGCCGACGCCCCCAAGCTTGCCCGCCTGCGCGGCCAGTTCGCCGAGGTGCTCTCGGGGGCGGGGTACGTCTCGCGCATGTATGTGCCCGGCGCGTCCCTCGCCCTGCACGAGCAGATCGAGGACCACGCCAAACGCGCCATCGAGGGGCTCTACCGGGTCGGCCAGCTCCTGAGCTACCCGGCCCTGCTCAGTGAGGGGGGCCGCGCGGCGAGCGGGGGGAGCCGCAAGACCCTTGCCCGCACGCCCCTGCCGGGCGAACCGGGCTTTGACCCCTGGGCGATGACCAATCCAGACAGCGTGGAGTCCCTGAAGCGTGACCCCAATGCCCGGCGCGTGATCGACGAGATGTGGGCGCTCGACCCCGACCCGGCGGCCAGCGTGGCTCTGTGGGACGACATTCGACGGGCGCTGGAGACGGGCGGCGCGGCCCTCGCCCGGCACCCGAACGGCCAGCCCGTGGGCTTTTACTTCTGCACCCCCTACTGCGCGATCTACGAGGCCCGGCGGCCCCTGGTGATCGGGGATACGCCCGTCCCCAGGGGCCAGCGCTTCTCTCTGGAGTGCGCCGCCGAGGGCGTGCGGATCGGCTATCCCTTCAAGCGCGAGGTCGTGCTGGGCACCTTCCATGCGGCGGCCATTGACTACTGCGACCCCGACCAGCCCCCACCCCACGACGACTGAGCGGGCGCTCTACCATGGCCGCGTGAATCCCAGGCCCATCCGCCCACTGCCCACGCGGCCCGCCGGGTACGTGGAACTCGCGCGTTACAGCAGCCTGGGACGCTTCTGGGCCTACCTGTCGAGCGCCGAGCGCGCCGGGCGGGAGGTCCGGCCCATGCGTGGGGACGCCCCCGAACTCTGCCGCCGCCGCGTCACCGGCTATGCCATGCCCGGCGCCGCCTTCCTGCTCGATACCGGGCGCGTCTCCCAGTCGCTCGACGACGGGTTCGAGACGCACCCGGCGCTCCTCGCCCTGCTCGCGGGTGACCCGGGGCCCCTGCGCGCCGAGCTGAACGCCCACTTCGAGCTGAAGGTCGACTTCGTCCTCGCCTTCACCGCCGCCCGCGACCTGGTGGTCAAGCCGGAGTTCAAGTACGCGCCGCTGGTACGCGGCCTGAGCGACCTGCCCCTCAGCCTGCCCCTCCAGACCCGCAGGCTCGCGCGGGATGAGGTGCATCTTCTCGTGCAGCGGGCGTGCGGTCTGGCGTAGGGAAGGACCGCCCCCCAGCTTCCCGCCTCCCTACCCGTCGCTCTCCGTCCGCTTCTTCGGCTTGCTCGCGGCGAACTTAGCCAATCGGGCGGTCATGGCAGGGGGCGTGTTCGTCAGGATGTGGCGTGAGGCGGGGTTGCGCTCGGCGAAGGTGGCGACCCGATTGAAGAGTTCGCCGAACAGGTCCTCGGGCATGTCGAGGGCGGGGGTCAGGCGCACCGTGCGCTTGGAGCTGAGGCTGAGGTTGGCGAGGACCCGCGCTTCGTGCAGCTCACGCAGGGCGAGGATGGCGGTCGCCTCGAACACGAGTTCCTTGAGGACGCCGGGCAGCGGAAGGCCGACTATCGGTTTGAACTGCATGGCGAGGAGCAGCCCCTGGCCGCGCACGTCCTCGAAGAGTCGGGGGTGCTGTTGCTGAAGCGACCGCAGCCGCTCCAGGCCCAGGGCACCCAGCCGCGCGCTGCGGGCGGGGAGGTCCTGCTCGATCAGGTATTCGAGCGCCTTGAGGCCCACCGCCATCGCCAGCGCGTTCCCGCCGAAGGTGTTGGAGTGACGCTTGCTGCTCAGCCCGCCCAGCATCTTCTTGTAGATCGTGTGGCGCACTATGGTCGCGCCCACCGCTGTCATCCCGCCGCCCAGCGGCTTGGCGAGCGTCACGATGTCGGGGTCCAGGCCCTGCACCGCCGACTCGAACCAGTGCCCGGTGCGGCCCAGCCCGGTCTGAATCTCGTCCGCGATGCACACGATGCCGTGGCGGCGGCAGAGGTCCCCGACTCCGCGCAGGAAGCCGGGCGGGGGAATGTTCACACCGCCCTCGCCCTGGATGGGCTCGACGACCACCGCGACCACGTTGTCCGGCCCCAGCCGCCGGATCAGCCGGGTCAGCGCGTCCAAGTCACCATACGGGCTCGTCAGCGCGCCGGGAATCAGCGGGCGGAACACGTCCTGGTACTCGGGGTTGGGGGTCAGGCTCAGGCTGCCCAGCGTCTTGCCGTGGTAGCCACTGGAAAAGGAGATGTAGAACTTGCCCCGGGGCCGCCACGCCTTGGCGAACTTCAGCGCGCCCTCGATGGCCTCGGTGCCGCTGGAGCAGAAGAAGACCTGCGAGTCGGCGTGGGAGGGGAGTTCGCGGGCCAACAGCCGCACGAGGTTCGTCTGGAGGGCCGCCCGCCACGGACTGCTCGCCTGCTGGGGCAGGGTCTGCGCCCGGTTCTTCTCCATGAACTCCCGCACGAAGGCGGTAAGTACTGGGGGCATGTCCCCGAACGGCACCGCCGCGTACCCCGAGGCGTTGATGCGCCGCACGCCCTGCTCGTCCTCCAGTTCCCAGGGGGTGACCCGGTAAAAAGGCCCCGCGAGGCCCAGGAGATTCAGGCCGAACAGCAATTCCTCGTTGCCATAGCGGGTGTCGAGCGTGCGCGCCTGTTCGGGGCTGAACCGCTCGTCGAGCACGTCCTGCGCGCGGATGAAACCTGGGGGCAAGCTGCCTGTTGGGCCGGTCGTCACCGCGGCAGTCTAGCCCCCAGCGTTGGGGGACGTCCTGCCTGGGACTCAATCCACGTCCACGCCCAGTTCGGGATGCTGGGCCAGCTCCACCATCCGCGCCACCTGCTCGGGGAGGTTGCGGCCTAGGCTGAGGGGCGGCAGGGCATCCGGGGAGAACCAGCCGCTGTCCAGCGTCTCGGTGTTCCGGGGATGCTTGCCGGGATCACTCAACAACTCGCAGGCCACGAACACCTTGTACACAGCCCAGAGGTCGGGTGGATGGGTGTGCTTGCCCTTGTCGAGAAGGGCGAGGAGCCGGGTTGCCCGCACCTCCCGCCCCGTCTCCTCGCGCACCTCGCGCGCGGCGACCTCACGGGGACTGTCGCCGGGGTCCGCCCAGCCCCCCGGCAGACTCCACAGGCCGTCCACCTTCTCCCGCGTCAGCAGCACCTCGCCCCGGTCGTTGAGCACGACCGCTCGCACGTCCACCTTGGGCGTCAGGTAGCCCTGTTCCGCTCGCAGCAATTCGTGAACCTTGCCCGGTGACTGCCCGGTCTGCTCGGCCAGCAACTCCGCCGTCAGGGCCAGCAGCCGTTCGTAGCGGTCGCGGTCGTAGGGATCGCGGGTGTAGGTGAGGCCCGCCTGGGCAAGCGACTGGAGTTCGCGGAGCTGGGCGAGGGTCAGCACCCTGCCAGGCTATATCCTCCCCCCATGCGTCTGGTCAGAATCGAGCACGGGGGCGCCCCTCACTGGGGCCAGGTCGAGGGGGATACCGTCCACCTCACGCGCGGCATGGGCGGCGAGCGCACAGGGGAGACGGCGCCGCTGGAGGTTGCCCAACTCCTCGTCCCCGCCGAGCCCACCAAGATCGTCTGCGTGGGCCGCAACTACCTCGATCACATCCGCGAGCTGGGCAACGACAAGGGCGACCTGCCGAGCGAGCCGGGCCTCTTCCTGAAGGGGCCGAACGCGCTGGCTGAGCCGGGCGGCACGGTGGACTACCCTGCCTGGACACATAACTTCCACTTCGAGGGCGAACTCGCGCTGGTGATCGGGCGCCGGGCGCGGGACCTGGGGCCGGACAACGCGCTGGACGCCGTGCTGGGCTACACCTGCGGCCTAGACCTCACCGCCCGCGACCTTCAGAAGACCGACCTGCAATGGTTTCGTGCCAAGGCCGCAGACCGCTTCTGCCCCCTCGGCCCCTGGCTGGAGACGGACCTGGAGCCGGGCGACCTGCGTGTGCAAACCCGCGTGAACGGCGAGACCCGGCAGGACGGGCGGACGAGCCACATGATCTTTGACGTGGTGCAGATTCTGACCTACATCACCCGCTTCGTGACGCTGGAACCCGGCGACGTGGTCCTCACGGGCACGCCGGAGGGCGTCGGCCCGCTGCAAAAGGGCGATACCGTCGAGGTGGAGGTCGAGGGGGTCGGGGTTCTCACGACTCACATCGGATAGCGTCGCTGACACGATTTTTTGATGGCTCCACACGCTAGCCTGAGGTGTGCCCACCCGCCACTGTGCCCGCACGTTGGCCCTCGCGCTGCTCGCCTCCCTGACGGCGGGGGCGAGTCCGGCCACGGACCTCTTCGACGCCGCCACCCAGGCTGTGCAGAGCCGCTACTACGGCTGGTCCACCACTGACCGCAAGGAACTGGGCACTAAGTACGCCGCTGTCCTCGCCCAGAAGTGCGCCCCCCAGGGCGACGCCTGCGACTACACCACGGGGCGGACCGTTCTGAGTGACATGTTCACCGAACTCGGCGACCCCCACACCAACATCCGCGACGCAGAGGGGGCCGAGCGCATCGCGGAGGTCACCTTTGGCCGCGCCGTGAACCGGACGGGCCTGCGTGTCGTGCGGGTGGCTGGCGGCCTGCTCGTCGTATCCGTCATGCCGGGAAGCCCCGCCGAGGGTGCTGGGGTGCGCCGCTTCGACCTGCTGACCACCGTGAATGGCCAGGCCGCCGGGAAGGACGCGGCGGGCAAGAACCTCGCGGTGGGGCCGAACGAGTTTACGCGGCTGGAGCGGGCGGGCACGCCCCTGCGGGTGACCGTGCGCCGGGCGGGCCAGCCGGACCGCGACCTCACCCTGGGCACCGCCAGCCTCCAGGCGCGGGACGAGCCCACCCTGAGCTGGACCGGGCCGGAGGGCAAGACCGCCGTGATCGACTACCCGACCTTCCTGGCGAGCGACAGCTCCGAACTCTTCCTCAAGCGCGTCGGCGAGGCGCGGGACGCCGGGGCGAAGGCGCTGATCGTGGACCTGCGCTACAACGGCGGCGGGTCGCTGGACCAGTGCGTGGCCGCCGCCAGCACCTTCGGCCCCGTGCTGTACAAGACCCGCTGGCAGGGCGGGGGCTACACCTACGGCGGCCTGCTCGGCGAGGAGGTGCTCCCCTTCCTGGCCCGCGCCGCCCGCCCCGACCGCAACGTCTGGCCCGGCCCGCTCGCCGTCCTGGTCGGCCCCAACACCGCCTCCTGTGCCGAGGTCTTCACGTACTACGCCCGGCAGGCTGGGGCCATCGTCGTCGGCGAGAAGACGCGCGGGGTGGGCAACAGCGGCGTGGTCTTCCAGCCCATGCCGGACGGCGGCGTGCTGTCGGTGACCGTGCTGCGGGCGTACACCGACGGGGACCAGCCTCTCCCCGACGCCATCACCCCCGAAGTGGCGGCGCCCACTGACATTGGCGTGCTGACCACCGAGGGCCGCGATACCACACTAGAAGCCGCTCTCACCGCCCTGCGTGCCCTGGCTGGTCAGAAGCGGCCAATCGGGTCGGCGCAGACAGACCCCAGTCAGGCCCCTGACGCTACTCTGGGGGTGGGCACCCCGGGTGTGAACAGAAGGTAACGCCCGACCGCGTCCTGCACGGGAAGGCGCCCGTACACTAGAATCAATGCAGTCCTACCAGATCTTCCAGCGCGCTGAGCCCCGGCAAAGTGCGGCCCGCCCGACACAGGGGGTAGCCCATGAACAGATATGACGACCGCGCCCGCCTCGTGTTCCACTATGCCCGGGAAGAGGGCAACCGGCTGGGGCACGCGATGGTCGGCCCCGAACACCTCCTGCTCGGCCTGATGCGCGAGGGCGGCACCGCCGCAACCATCCTCACCGAGTTCGGCGCCTCGCTCGACGGCCTGCGCCGCCGCGTCGAGGAGATCATCGGCCGGGGCGAGGGCAACCGCCTGAACGACGCCCCCTCCATCACCCCCCGCGCCCGCCGCGTCATGGAACTCGCGTCCGCCGAGGCCCGTTCTCTCGGTGCGCAGGTCACCTCCACCGAGCACATCCTCCTGGGCATCATCCGCGAGGGGGACGGGGTGGCCTTCCGCATCCTCCAGGAACTCACCAAGGATGTGGACACGATCCGCTGGCGGGTGCTCGCGCAGGGGGACGGCAGCACCGGGGGCAAGACCGCCAAGCCGGTCGCCACGCCCTTTCTCGACGAGTACGGCCGTGACCTGACGAAGCAGGCCCGCGAGGGCAAGCTCGACCCGGTGATCGGCCGCTCGGAGGAGATCCGCCGCGTCACCCAGATCCTCACCCGCCGTACCAAGAACAACCCCGTCCTCATCGGCGACCCCGGCGTGGGCAAGACCGCCATCGTCGAGGGGCTCGCGCTCGCCATCCACGAGAAGCGGACGCCGCCCAACCTGCACGGCGTCCGCCTCGTCAGCCTCGACCTCTCGGGCGTCGTCGCCGGGACCAAGTACCGCGGCGAGTTCGAGGAGCGGCTGCGGCAGATCATTGAGGAACTCCGCAACGCCAAGGTCATGGCCTTCATCGACGAGCTGCACACCCTGGTCGGGGCGGGCGGTGCGGAGGGCACCCTCGACGCGGCGAACATCCTCAAGCCCGCCCTGAGCCGCGGCGAAATCCAGGTCATCGGCGCGACCACGACTGGCGAGTACCACCGCTACATCGAGAAGGACGCCGCCCTGGAGCGCCGCTTCCAGCCCGTGATCGTGCTGGAGCCCAGCCCCGCCGAGACGCTGCAAATCCTGCGCGGTCTGCGCCCCCGGTATGAGGAGCACCACGGCGTCCAGATTCCCGAGGCCGCCCTCGAACTCGCCGTCCGCATCGGCGAGCGCAGCCTCCCGGGCCGCAACTTCCCCGACAAGGCCATTGACCTCATCGACGAGGCGGCCAGCCGCGTCCGCCTCAACATGAGCGTTGGCCTCCCCGTCTCCGAGACCGAGGACGGCGAGCCGATGGTGGCCCGCGAGGACATTGAGAGTGTCATCAACTCGATGGGCGGCATCTACTCCGAGGAGTCGGCCGCGCAACTCAACGACCTCGAAGACCAGCTCAACGATCAGACCTACGGCCAGCCCGAGGCGGTCAAGGCGCTGTCGAGCGCCCTGCGCCGTGCCCGCGTTGGTCTGGGCGGACGCACCCGCGTTGCCGCCAGCTTCCTCTTCGTCGGCCCCAGCGGCGTGGGCAAGACGCACCTCGCCAAGGTCCTGGCCCGCACCCTCTTCGGCTCGGAGCGGTCGCTGATCCGGGTGGACATGAGCGAGTTCCAGGAGTCGCACTCCATCTCCAAGCTGATCGGTTCGCCTCCCGGCTACGTGGGCTTCGAGCAGGGCGGTCGCCTGACGGAGGCCGTGCGCCGCCAGCCCTTCTCGGTGATCCTGCTCGACGAGATCGAGAAGGCGCACCCCGACATCTACAACACCTTCCTCCAGGTGCTCGACGACGGCCGCCTCACCGACGGGCTGGGCCGCACGGTGGACTTCCGCCGCACGATCATCATCATGACGAGCAACACGGGCTTCAACGTGAACCCCACGGTGGGCTTCTCGCCCGTCACGCCCGACAACAACACGCCGCTGCGGCACATCTTCACGCCCGAATTCCTCGACCGCCTCGACGACGTGATTCGCTTCCGCCCGCTGGGCGAGGACGAACTCGTGCGCGTCGCGCAGCAGCTCATGGGCGAGATGCGCGAGGAACTCGCCAGCCGCGAGCTCAACGTCACCTTCGACCCCGCCATCGCCCCGTGGCTGGTCAGCAAGCTCAAGGCCCGCAGCCCCAAGCACGCGGTGGGCTCCAGCCGCCAGCTCCGCACCCTCGTCCGCGAGGAGATCGAGGACCCGCTGGCCCTGGAACTTATCGGCAATGCGGGTGAGGAACTGCGCGTGGTGCTGGGGACCGATGGCATCCAGTTCGAACGCGGGAAGACGGCGCCGCCGCAGATCCTGGCTTAAAGGCACTTAACCCAGCCGGGCGGAGCGACCCTATGTCCTCCGCCCAGTTCTTTTGGGTAGAGTTTCTGGCAAATGCAGGCCCTCTTGCTGGTCCTGGCCCTCCTCGGCTTCGTCCTGCCATTCAGCCAGTTCGTGCCCTGGCTCATGGAGAACGGCCTGAACCTGCCGCTGCTTGTCCGGGAGGCGGTGGCGACCCGCATCTCGGCTTTCGCGTGGGCCGATGTTCTCGTCAGCGCGCTGGCCGTGATCCTGCTGATCGTCGTTGAGGGGCGGCGCAGCGGCGTTCGTGGGTCCTGGGCGGCCATTCTCGGAACGCTGTGTGTCGGGCCTTCCTTCGGCCTGCCGCTGTTCCTGTACCTGCGTGAACGGCAGCGGACGCCCCGGTGAGCTCAGCGGTGCGAGCATTGGATTCCTGTGATGAGGCGCCTGGACCGCTACCATGCCCCCCATGACCAAGAGCATCGCCGCCTTTCAGGACGAATATGGCCGCATTACGGGCTGGCCCTCCGACCGCCGCCGGGCGCATCAGCTCGCCATTCTCGACTACCTTACAGG
It encodes the following:
- a CDS encoding alpha/beta fold hydrolase; translated protein: MSRLQGRLSFSPRLRTVLALILVLLVGGAVGRLSTVLLRPPLVLGQDAAYPGAVATVRLEGEPHPFIDIRPRNGRAHTLLVLYPGGLVRPQAYEWLGRALAADGVQTVIPVFPLDLAVLGVNRAGELISRFGQGKRVVLAGHSLGGAMAASYAAKHPQDLSGLILMAAYPAQNVSLQNAPYPVLSLLAERDGVASAADVRGGLARLPPDTTLTVLPGAVHAFFGRYGPQRGDGQPTATREETERRIVTAVRAFLHALPERDAASRQPAHQGR
- a CDS encoding acyl-CoA dehydrogenase family protein, translating into MTSQPKNPAELLAQLDPEALARLGQRVDLPALLSAASRLSDRQLGQLARMMRGGGAPKALPEPDGDFYGQLADLTPEQQEVRLAVRGFMQEHVAPVMNAYWSRDEFPRHLIPELRKLNLPRRIWNEDGTRRPGATMTEGLITLEACRVDVSTAVFFGVHAGLAFASIALGGSAAQKAEWLPRMLDLEAIGAFGLTEPEGGSQVSQGMRTTCRRDGDEWVLDGEKYWIGNSPFSDFTVVWARDEDTQEVRGFIVRAGTPGYHVRKLEGKVALRIVENGHITLTGCRVPDSDRLQETRGWRTTAEVLRLTRAGVAWQGVGCAFGAYELALAYAQRREQFGKPIGNFQLIQNHLVHMLGNVTSMLSLVLRLSHMADAGQMRDEHASLAKVVTAARCRETVALARETFGGNGILLDNGVIKHFADTEAIYSYEGTNEINTLVVGRAITGFSAFV
- a CDS encoding aspartate aminotransferase family protein: MTTGPTGSLPPGFIRAQDVLDERFSPEQARTLDTRYGNEELLFGLNLLGLAGPFYRVTPWELEDEQGVRRINASGYAAVPFGDMPPVLTAFVREFMEKNRAQTLPQQASSPWRAALQTNLVRLLARELPSHADSQVFFCSSGTEAIEGALKFAKAWRPRGKFYISFSSGYHGKTLGSLSLTPNPEYQDVFRPLIPGALTSPYGDLDALTRLIRRLGPDNVVAVVVEPIQGEGGVNIPPPGFLRGVGDLCRRHGIVCIADEIQTGLGRTGHWFESAVQGLDPDIVTLAKPLGGGMTAVGATIVRHTIYKKMLGGLSSKRHSNTFGGNALAMAVGLKALEYLIEQDLPARSARLGALGLERLRSLQQQHPRLFEDVRGQGLLLAMQFKPIVGLPLPGVLKELVFEATAILALRELHEARVLANLSLSSKRTVRLTPALDMPEDLFGELFNRVATFAERNPASRHILTNTPPAMTARLAKFAASKPKKRTESDG
- a CDS encoding NUDIX hydrolase; its protein translation is MLTLAQLRELQSLAQAGLTYTRDPYDRDRYERLLALTAELLAEQTGQSPGKVHELLRAEQGYLTPKVDVRAVVLNDRGEVLLTREKVDGLWSLPGGWADPGDSPREVAAREVREETGREVRATRLLALLDKGKHTHPPDLWAVYKVFVACELLSDPGKHPRNTETLDSGWFSPDALPPLSLGRNLPEQVARMVELAQHPELGVDVD
- a CDS encoding fumarylacetoacetate hydrolase family protein; amino-acid sequence: MRLVRIEHGGAPHWGQVEGDTVHLTRGMGGERTGETAPLEVAQLLVPAEPTKIVCVGRNYLDHIRELGNDKGDLPSEPGLFLKGPNALAEPGGTVDYPAWTHNFHFEGELALVIGRRARDLGPDNALDAVLGYTCGLDLTARDLQKTDLQWFRAKAADRFCPLGPWLETDLEPGDLRVQTRVNGETRQDGRTSHMIFDVVQILTYITRFVTLEPGDVVLTGTPEGVGPLQKGDTVEVEVEGVGVLTTHIG
- a CDS encoding S41 family peptidase, which codes for MPTRHCARTLALALLASLTAGASPATDLFDAATQAVQSRYYGWSTTDRKELGTKYAAVLAQKCAPQGDACDYTTGRTVLSDMFTELGDPHTNIRDAEGAERIAEVTFGRAVNRTGLRVVRVAGGLLVVSVMPGSPAEGAGVRRFDLLTTVNGQAAGKDAAGKNLAVGPNEFTRLERAGTPLRVTVRRAGQPDRDLTLGTASLQARDEPTLSWTGPEGKTAVIDYPTFLASDSSELFLKRVGEARDAGAKALIVDLRYNGGGSLDQCVAAASTFGPVLYKTRWQGGGYTYGGLLGEEVLPFLARAARPDRNVWPGPLAVLVGPNTASCAEVFTYYARQAGAIVVGEKTRGVGNSGVVFQPMPDGGVLSVTVLRAYTDGDQPLPDAITPEVAAPTDIGVLTTEGRDTTLEAALTALRALAGQKRPIGSAQTDPSQAPDATLGVGTPGVNRR
- a CDS encoding ATP-dependent Clp protease ATP-binding subunit, translated to MNRYDDRARLVFHYAREEGNRLGHAMVGPEHLLLGLMREGGTAATILTEFGASLDGLRRRVEEIIGRGEGNRLNDAPSITPRARRVMELASAEARSLGAQVTSTEHILLGIIREGDGVAFRILQELTKDVDTIRWRVLAQGDGSTGGKTAKPVATPFLDEYGRDLTKQAREGKLDPVIGRSEEIRRVTQILTRRTKNNPVLIGDPGVGKTAIVEGLALAIHEKRTPPNLHGVRLVSLDLSGVVAGTKYRGEFEERLRQIIEELRNAKVMAFIDELHTLVGAGGAEGTLDAANILKPALSRGEIQVIGATTTGEYHRYIEKDAALERRFQPVIVLEPSPAETLQILRGLRPRYEEHHGVQIPEAALELAVRIGERSLPGRNFPDKAIDLIDEAASRVRLNMSVGLPVSETEDGEPMVAREDIESVINSMGGIYSEESAAQLNDLEDQLNDQTYGQPEAVKALSSALRRARVGLGGRTRVAASFLFVGPSGVGKTHLAKVLARTLFGSERSLIRVDMSEFQESHSISKLIGSPPGYVGFEQGGRLTEAVRRQPFSVILLDEIEKAHPDIYNTFLQVLDDGRLTDGLGRTVDFRRTIIIMTSNTGFNVNPTVGFSPVTPDNNTPLRHIFTPEFLDRLDDVIRFRPLGEDELVRVAQQLMGEMREELASRELNVTFDPAIAPWLVSKLKARSPKHAVGSSRQLRTLVREEIEDPLALELIGNAGEELRVVLGTDGIQFERGKTAPPQILA